In the genome of Candidatus Aminicenantes bacterium, one region contains:
- a CDS encoding type II toxin-antitoxin system HicA family toxin: MKRRDLENKLRALGWKICRPGGRHDIWIRGDCEIAIPRHREINEYTAKAILRSAEGGH; this comes from the coding sequence ATGAAGCGTCGCGATTTGGAGAATAAGCTTCGGGCTCTTGGCTGGAAGATTTGCCGTCCAGGCGGCCGCCACGACATTTGGATCCGAGGCGATTGCGAGATCGCGATCCCCCGGCATCGAGAGATCAACGAATACACCGCCAAAGCGATCCTGCGCTCAGCGGAGGGAGGACATTGA
- a CDS encoding helix-turn-helix transcriptional regulator encodes MRFAGRTFRSGRFWAAEVPILDVVTQGHSLADAHRMIADAVESLVGLPDFKARVYGGAGGVFEVGASNEALLTALLLRRARVRSGLSLAQVAARLGAKSVNSYARYEQGRSIPSVTKLSQLYAAVGLKADFVLIESGV; translated from the coding sequence ATGAGATTCGCCGGCCGCACGTTCCGATCGGGCCGATTCTGGGCCGCCGAAGTCCCGATTTTGGATGTCGTCACCCAAGGGCACTCGCTCGCAGACGCCCATAGGATGATCGCGGATGCCGTTGAATCCCTTGTCGGCCTTCCAGACTTCAAAGCGCGAGTTTATGGCGGCGCCGGGGGCGTTTTCGAGGTTGGAGCCTCAAACGAGGCTCTACTGACCGCCCTTCTCCTCCGCAGAGCCCGGGTAAGATCCGGCTTGAGCCTGGCCCAAGTGGCCGCCCGGCTGGGGGCCAAGTCCGTCAACAGCTATGCCCGCTATGAACAAGGCCGGTCCATTCCAAGCGTGACCAAGCTTTCGCAGCTCTACGCCGCAGTAGGTTTGAAGGCGGACTTTGTGCTTATCGAAAGCGGGGTTTGA